A genomic stretch from Dama dama isolate Ldn47 chromosome 10, ASM3311817v1, whole genome shotgun sequence includes:
- the IL32 gene encoding interleukin-32 isoform X1: MANAWGVPHDAASLRAQMHSRVDYLFDLLENQPGEAQGRLSEDIVEYLDVRIQANLPESQQESSPLLLEARPEVRHRIQRPSVSASLEVQNPEESIWARAWRRFLGFLQSLRQWCRDVLTWLREKAAAILEAICSAVEAVWGLLSGFSFSAGQLFGNLIQV, translated from the exons GGAGTCCCACATGACGCGGCTTCTCTCAGGGCCCAAATG CACAGCCGTGTGGATTATTTGTTTGATTTGCTGGAAAATCAACCAGGTGAAGCACAG GGGAGACTCAGCGAGGACATCGTGGAATACCTGGATGTTCGCATTCAAGCGAACCTTCCA GAATCCCAGCAGGAGTCCAGTCCCTTGCTTCTGGAAGCACGGCCAGAAGTACGCCACAGAATCCAGAGACCCTCGGTCTCTGCATCCCTGGAGGTCCAGAATCCGGAAGAGAGCATCTGGGCCAGAGCCTGGCGGCGGTTCCTGGGCTTTCTGCAGAGTCTGCGGCAGTGGTGTCGGGATGTGCTGACCTGGCTGCGGGAGAAGGCGGCGGCCATCCTAGAGGCCATCTGCAGTGCGGTGGAGGCCGTCTGGGGATTGCTGAGTGGTTTCAGCTTCTCTGCGGGGCAGCTCTTCGGAAACCTCATCCAGGTCTAG
- the IL32 gene encoding interleukin-32 isoform X2 encodes MANAWGVPHDAASLRAQMHSRVDYLFDLLENQPGEAQESQQESSPLLLEARPEVRHRIQRPSVSASLEVQNPEESIWARAWRRFLGFLQSLRQWCRDVLTWLREKAAAILEAICSAVEAVWGLLSGFSFSAGQLFGNLIQV; translated from the exons GGAGTCCCACATGACGCGGCTTCTCTCAGGGCCCAAATG CACAGCCGTGTGGATTATTTGTTTGATTTGCTGGAAAATCAACCAGGTGAAGCACAG GAATCCCAGCAGGAGTCCAGTCCCTTGCTTCTGGAAGCACGGCCAGAAGTACGCCACAGAATCCAGAGACCCTCGGTCTCTGCATCCCTGGAGGTCCAGAATCCGGAAGAGAGCATCTGGGCCAGAGCCTGGCGGCGGTTCCTGGGCTTTCTGCAGAGTCTGCGGCAGTGGTGTCGGGATGTGCTGACCTGGCTGCGGGAGAAGGCGGCGGCCATCCTAGAGGCCATCTGCAGTGCGGTGGAGGCCGTCTGGGGATTGCTGAGTGGTTTCAGCTTCTCTGCGGGGCAGCTCTTCGGAAACCTCATCCAGGTCTAG